One genomic window of Pempheris klunzingeri isolate RE-2024b chromosome 12, fPemKlu1.hap1, whole genome shotgun sequence includes the following:
- the agpat4 gene encoding 1-acyl-sn-glycerol-3-phosphate acyltransferase delta, with the protein MSLLQLLKSHFLSHLIICYVFLVSGLLINLLQFCTLPLWLVSKQLARRINIRLGYCISSQMVAALEWWSGTECSLYTDPESYPLYGKENAIVVLNHAFEIDFLCGWTFCERFGVLGSSKVLAKKELSYVPVIGWMWYFLEIVFCKRKWEEDRRTVAQSLQNLRDYPENYWFLLFCEGTRFTPKKHQISMEVAESKGLPKLKYHLLPRTKGFWVTVQNLRGTAAAVYDSTLNFRNNETPTLLGVLNGRKYHADLYVRRIPLESIPEDEAECAAWLHKLYQEKDGFQEHYAQTGRFPGPIVSPPRRLRVLINWLFWSCLLLYPLGLLLSQLISSGSMLTILASVALCSAASLGVRWMIGQTEIDRGSSYGNKEAPLNNN; encoded by the exons ATGAGCCTCCTACAGCTGCTGAAGTCCCACTTCCTGAGTCACCTGATCATCTGCTATGTGTTCCTGGTCAGCGGCCTCCTCATCAACCTGCTGCAGTTCTGTACTTTACCTCTGTGGCTGGTCAGCAAGCAGCTGGCGCGTCGGATCAACATCAGACTGGGCTACTGCATCAGCAGCC AGATGGTCGCTGCCCTGGAGTGGTGGTCTGGGACAGAGTGCTCGCTCTACACAGACCCAGAGAGTTATCCGCTGTATGGAAAAGAAAACGCAATTGTGGTTCTCAATCACGCTTTTGAGATAGACTTCCTGTGTGGCTGGACCTTCTGTGAGAGATTTGGAGTTCTTGGG AGCTCAAAAGTGTTAGCCAAGAAAGAGTTGAGTTATGTACCTGTTATCGGCTGGATGTGGTACTTCCTGGAGATAGTTTTCTGCAAGAGGAAATGGGAGGAGGACCGGAGGACGGTTGCTCAGAGTCTGCAGAACCTGCGGGATTACCCAGAAAACTACTGG TTCTTGCTTTTCTGTGAGGGGACACGCTTCACACCGAAGAAGCACCAGATCAGCATGGAGGTGGCTGAGAGCAAAGGTTTACCCAAACTGAAGTATCATCTTCTGCCGAGGACCAAAGGATTCTGGGTAACTGTCCAAAACCTCAGAGGGACTG ctgcagccGTTTATGATTCAACACTGAACTTCAGAAACAACGAGACGCCGACTCTGCTTGGAGTCCTCAACGGGAGGAAATATCACGCAGATTTATACGTGAG GAGAATCCCTCTAGAGTCGATCCCAGAGGACGAAGCAGAGTGTGCTGCCTGGCTCCACAAACTCTACCAGGAGAAG GACGGCTTCCAGGAGCACTACGCACAGACAGGGCGTTTCCCCGGCCCCATAGTGAGTCCTCCACGCCGCCTCCGGGTCTTGATCAACTGGCTGTTCTGGTCTTGCTTGCTGCTCTACCCACTCGGCCTGCTGCTATCTCAGCTGATCAGCTCTGGGTCGATGCTCACCATCCTGGCTTCTGTagctctctgctctgcag